The Girardinichthys multiradiatus isolate DD_20200921_A chromosome 24, DD_fGirMul_XY1, whole genome shotgun sequence genome has a window encoding:
- the xirp2a gene encoding xin actin-binding repeat-containing protein 2 isoform X1, which produces MEIQSGNGEEVASATSVFISCGSSRLQVVTSDEPVLREDLQAAKRVEKFDIQLDSLKRMFEKPAATRTEVAATPPAKTVTSSSSTQAVESTHQSMASPQDATHPASNSGSGGSKESAENQEAEPVSVKERLAMYQAAVSNKESSNSSSAAVMDESEACSLPGGLATVKRQFEGHEFTSSSSQSTVTQFHVQKRSVQEMSSSSEVTVKSSVREMIPPTSLSQQEVIHDQGAHHNNVAAGYGNHYNETVMLVGGEDLPKVSTQALKQQYEKTIEDAAPATETKVDVDFNQFQWAPVNQSSNTSTVTSYDSSSTVKTSSVVASTSSVAYEATEQFPPPPANLMQVTQEHSVSSQSQEKGSQTKFTLDKKQYFKHKSMAELKRLYKHIHPEVRKNLEEDFMSQLTEAEKAELESKETVGDVQQTCYMFENDSVSSSECSSPDREYLEWEEILKGEVQSMRWMFENKPLDTIKDDSPDESEGRNIAQQEIIAGKDVRYTAWMFETQPMDALGTETADATQESQKQTDLARGDVRTATWLFETQPLDCLNKIYQEEQENEFVVTKDITGGDVKTARYLFETQHLDYLGKMETIEESHFLHLKSELEEIKGDVKTTTRMFETQPMCVIRGDSGEMLEITTIRREETEKGDVTTSRWMFETQPLDMINKDPAKVKLICGISMEDNIQSGVNKGRWLFETKTLDTIKDEELETSRNQKEQIIGADVKRHCLVFETQPMDTLKDNANARPLTQEEIVGGNVRSTKHRFETVPMENLKELHEVGTLKKIIASEEEKGDVRHQKWVFESQPLENIREEKKEITRTVNIEALDKGDVTNYKERFETLDLSKCEGTQKIHVEGVTSGSVKSNRVLFESTPMYAMQDSFGHYHEVKTVRREEIVKGDVCSCRWMFETRPIDDFDESINKFQIIKGISKQEIESGDVKTAKWLFETQPLDAIKCFSNFEEEEHKTKKDIKIEKGDVKTCRWLFETQPMDVLYEKVEKNEAGVEEVQKGDVKTCTWLFETQTLDNIRDHSESETETILKTCTVKQEDIQGKDVEMARFLFETENLENITGEDISSFKRVTEINIQSGDVSRMKYIFENHSSDIMSSTSEEMMLKLKREQAEDIQRGNVVNCTWMFENQPIDAICDDSTKVREIRTITDVQGGDVDKGRIIFETYSLDQIKDESTETNISKLTNIFGDDIVKGDVKNYTMMFETQPLYAIRDKEGHYHEVTTVTKEEIMRGDVVGARWLFETKPLDSIRDSEEVYVIKAVTEEGINKGDVSSARWKFETQPLDEITEEIKVRSKTVADIQGGDVKTNKQRFETDEMCQKYIRTVSVSEIQKGDVRSATWMFETRTIDDIRRDTEEYDAMERVTKKEVMKGDVKQSVWLFERHPLDRIKETDGTEPTVIKEEIPQADVKTTTWLFETTPFHEFNESSVEKTEIIGKSIKETLEELYCQKILNSQGILIEADEIGDVRMAKYKLLNQEVPQIQKEEVIRGDLSNIMMNLLNRTETTERVITIDKEERGDINTTVKQLFNQGKGASVQKEVVVRGDIQEAINNLLKNEGSSKRGILIQEDEKGDIKMTIYSLLNKEKQSSLEKEDIIQGNVSKTLHRLLSNSGEEDSKRIKIEDTERGNVSFYTTCIESGALDYLKQLKSESDEVYEEVQKERIIGGDIEEAKLLLRKNQQQIGRTVAEDDIVPGDVHSIVKVFMTEPTVSYKNLEEKNIVKGDLTAALDLLSQAINQKVVVEKEEVVKGDIPNTLKSLEEAKSQAKDMEKPEIIKGDIRGALESLEKSATSKTEVTVDDLVPGNIKGTLKCLEEAKQAVKEMEKEEIIKGDIYTAMQNLHEASSEKKTYQHQVSEQGDVRATIQLLLEPTTSPKMQRRGSVEGDVKTSIKSLYEDQETTHMEKEEVVKGDVQGAIKSLMQRKQYSNKKRMHPPKKAKMPMKNPSSVKQVEHEGSHEVMSENVALTTTPTVKNLSQSRESQMNTQRHHESKLLKTQVITQEDHSVAVVKTDNPAGASHQKSIKEQKDKVLPPHKMQAPKPIMIKNTQKTINDQTENKAADVTVMNEVQNTTQMNISNKQMCETKTIKQVQTTVTEKTVRHKQNVMVSEEISQKQMENKAVGQKQNFKNLKSNHRNLDMKGKGVIKKTKPEIHFPPPPTSPPPPSESEHSLPPPPSPVTESPASPSCQPHIMRQDSDLPPPPPPPPPHIECMKSESDFFPPPPPPPAPSSVGGPDFLPPPPSQQELNEMPQLPPAKQGKSIGVTSFKVPKKPEPQKQPAQLKPKWQKKQPTPPPPLPHLPPGQETAVPTVHKEEVKVQDVKQEAIQQTEARSQSKAAAMSSTRISSIPYVQQEQKHSPQPPKKVFVPPIKLPPPPDSAPAPKDRPYPRKFKTPLMLAEERYRQQKQEKEEEEKINVLTPTSPQMNIQSSATSAELYAAESAKREVALEVTKAKNEEQIKAQDSPAKETPSQIPLSKASVSVKNKNSALASSNVSLDKKQVSSTEATKKALTSTDTSVSQSHHEASEKEIHTCLNVAAVSVTEQQQFIKKSSTRSNTATQSAVWDNVNLQSPAAVTLKTEDVKNINVPLTQEGKMSPSQPTKIPKVAPSFKMKTFKMPSEKTGAKSDSLGQKEIMKSETHLKREKSQMSQRVESKVHLESNQLTSTRTELNTEVKENKNQVPPPVKGVDVNTHTKKGKQVTKNETEVKLSPSVTVSVPVVAMVTSVPTHQGQSLVSVSHSQQSMKTEHIQRHKEVVVTDRMVQQDIQKQEAVCTQQQTKLLVTETTKMQVKAGKSNDVSKEVLAKGISKVSHKDEAQLKEITDSEKCSVIQKLFAKIKELESAPSKVDSNSVRAAIDEVPEWVMGLDEKKNFSELAKQQSKKKLKEMMAYVKHIIQTKLIVLEKNLTAIEKEVKEEKEEPPVPVPVPSPVPPPVPPKPDMKVLSGATAKMLKAGSGSFKTQKKVVEEKKSVQESRVHQDLSEVTGQRISSPLASIRTPSPTFITIESRRVDSPLRVTPSPPPYKSVGTPPPPPRRTYTPTSTFSRATPSPTLSRSEKLMKLRDTTSKLSRGMTPPPPMPVPEYFAGERERTSSFSDMETGADRSDYGLVDVTEMGDSMMTVKDKKSFFEEAQKADVNKMYTRKDPIDIPERLGPDAEDTTEIVTTDLMKEDLPRVDLSKLVNRFESHQPKMYTRKDPIVISERLESDIEDTEAEAHTPRTEEIPTFNVKAIKDVFETGEHGSQAARELREQIERREPEPGGHTETTSVTEQFCTVDDFGNMTRETISEMHSGSLLTRGNPPSYADVVRGTVPTVSVPPEASAEKMLKNLQQSWAESQGVFQNLGFSVTEQRTSQTITHQQETFMTENSNSRVRAVQGVSEEGIPHGIPDCRPTKLP; this is translated from the exons CCGCAAGTAATTCTGGATCCGGAGGTTCCAAGGAGAGTGCAGAGAACCAGGAGGCCGAGCCGGTGTCTGTGAAAGAGCGGCTGGCGATGTACCAGGCTGCTGTGTCCAACAAGGAAAGCAGCAACTCTTCCTCTGCAGCG GTGATGGATGAGTCTGAGGCCTGCTCACTGCCTGGTGGTCTGGCCACTGTGAAGAGGCAGTTTGAGGGCCATGAGTTCACCTCTTCATCCTCCCAATCCACCGTCACCCAGTTTCATGTTCAGAAGAGATCAGTCCAG GAAATGTCAAGTTCCTCAGAGGTGACAGTGAAAAGCAGTGTCAGAGAGATGATCCCTCCAACAAGCCTTTCTCAACAAGAG GTGATCCATGATCAAGGAGCCCATCATAACAATGTGGCCGCCGGTTATGGGAACCATTACAATGAAACAG TTATGCTTGTCGGCGGAGAGGACCTACCAAAGGTTTCCACTCAGGCTTTGAAGCAACAGTATGAAAAGACGATTGAGGACGCAGCACCAGCAACGGAAACTAAG GTCGATGTTGATTTCAACCAGTTTCAGTGGGCACCAGTAAACCAGTCATCCAACACCTCAACTGTAACAAGTTATGACTCATCTTCCACTGTAAAAACTTCTTCTGTAGTTGCATCAACCTCATCGGTGGCTTATGAGGCAACAGAACAATTCCCTCCCCCGCCTGCAAACCTGATGCAGGTAACACAAGAACATAGTGTCTCCTCCCAGTCCCAAGAGAAAGGCTCCCAAACAAAGTTTACTCTTGACAAGAAACAGTACTTCAAACACAAAAGCATGGCTGAGCTGAAACGCCTCTACAAGCATATACATCCAGAAGTGCGCAAGAACCTTGAGGAAGACTTCATGAGTCAGCTTACAGAGGCAGAAAAAGCAGAGCTGGAAAGCAAGGAAACAGTCGGTGATGTCCAGCAGACATGCTATATGTTTGAAAATGACAGCGTTAGCTCCAGTGAATGCTCAAGCCCAGATAGAGAATACCTGGAGTGGGAAGAAATTCTCAAAGGGGAAGTGCAGTCAATGCGCTGGATGTTTGAAAACAAGCCGCTTGATACAATCAAAGATGACTCCCCAGACGAAAGTGAGGGGAGGAATATTGCCCAGCAGGAAATCATAGCTGGCAAAGATGTTAGATACACAGCTTGGATGTTTGAGACTCAACCCATGGACGCTCTTGGGACTGAGACTGCAGATGCAACCCAGGAGTCTCAGAAACAGACTGATCTTGCACGGGGGGATGTACGCACTGCAACCTGGCTTTTCGAAACTCAGCCACTGGATTGCCTGAATAAGATCTACCAAGAAGAGCAGGAGAACGAGTTCGTTGTCACCAAAGACATCACTGGCGGAGATGTAAAAACTGCCAGGTACCTCTTTGAGACCCAGCATTTGGATTATCTGGGTAAAATGGAAACCATAGAGGAGAGTCACTTTCTGCACCTGAAGTCTGAGCTTGAAGAGATAAAGGGGGATGTGAAGACAACCACTCGTATGTTTGAGACACAGCCCATGTGTGTCATCAGGGGGGATTCTGGTGAAATGCTGGAAATTACTACCATCCGCCGGGAGGAGACTGAGAAAGGAGATGTGACGACTTCACGATGGATGTTTGAAACCCAGCCTCTTGATATGATCAACAAAGATCCTGCAAAGGTAAAGCTGATATGTGGTATTTCCATGGAGGACAACATTCAATCTGGCGTGAACAAAGGCAGATGGCTTTTTGAGACAAAGACTCTTGACACCATTAAGGATGAGGAATTGGAGACTTCTAGAAATCAGAAGGAACAAATAATTGGAGCCGATGTTAAGAGACACTGTCTTGTTTTTGAGACTCAGCCTATGGATACACTGAAAGATAATGCCAATGCCCGACCCTTGACCCAAGAAGAGATTGTAGGAGGAAATGTTCGATCAACCAAACATCGATTTGAAACAGTACCCATGGAGAATCTGAAAGAGCTCCATGAAGTTGGAACACTTAAGAAAATCATTGCTTCTGAGGAAGAGAAGGGTGATGTGAGACATCAGAAGTGGGTCTTTGAAAGCCAACCACTGGAGAACATACGGGAGGAAAAGAAGGAGATTACAAGAACTGTGAACATTGAAGCACTTGACAAAGGAGATGTGACAAACTACAAAGAGAGGTTTGAAACCTTAGATTTAAGTAAATGTGAAGGGACACAGAAAATCCACGTAGAAGGCGTCACAAGTGGATCAGTTAAGTCCAACAGAGTATTGTTTGAATCCACTCCAATGTATGCAATGCAGGACAGCTTTGGTCACTACCATGAGGTGAAGACCGTGAGGCGTGAGGAAATTGTGAAGGGAGATGTGTGCAGCTGCAGGTGGATGTTTGAAACACGTCCAATTGATGACTTTGATGAAAGCATCAATAAGTTCCAGATCATAAAAGGGATTTCCAAGCAGGAGATTGAGTCTGGGGATGTCAAAACTGCCAAGTGGTTGTTTGAAACACAGCCACTCGATGctataaaatgtttcagtaactTTGAGGAGGAAGAACATAAGACTAAGAAAGATATTAAAATAGAGAAAGGGGATGTGAAAACTTGTAGGTGGCTTTTTGAGACCCAACCAATGGATGTTCTGTATGAAAAGGTGGAAAAGAATGAAGCAGGTGTGGAGGAAGTGCAAAAAGGTGATGTGAAAACATGCACTTGGCTTTTTGAGACCCAGACACTTGACAACATTCGTGATCACTCGGAGTCAGAAACTGAGACAATTCTAAAGACCTGCACTGTAAAGCAAGAGGACATTCAAGGTAAGGATGTGGAAATGGCTCGCTTCCTATTTGAAACAGAGAACCTGGAAAACATCACGGGTGAGGACATTAGTTCTTTTAAGAGGGTCACGGAGATCAATATCCAGTCTGGTGATGTTTCCAGGATGAAATACATATTTGAGAATCACTCCTCTGATATTATGAGCTCTACATCAGAGGAAATGATGCTGAAGCTGAAGAGGGAGCAGGCTGAGGACATCCAAAGAGGAAACGTGGTCAACTGTACCTGGATGTTTGAGAACCAACCAATCGATGCTATCTGTGATGACAGCACGAAGGTGAGGGAGATCCGCACTATAACTGATGTTCAGGGAGGTGATGTTGACAAGGGCCGCATCATTTTTGAAACATACTCTCTGGATCAAATCAAAGATGAGTCCACAGAGACAAATATTTCAAAACTCACTAATATCTTTGGAGATGACATTGTAAAAGGAGACGTGAAAAATTACACAATGATGTTTGAAACTCAGCCGCTATATGCCATCCGTGATAAGGAGGGCCATTATCATGAAGTGACAACTGTAACTAAAGAGGAAATCATGAGAGGAGATGTGGTGGGGGCTCGATGGCTGTTTGAGACAAAACCCTTGGATTCAATTAGAGATTCAGAGGAGGTCTATGTTATTAAAGCCGTGACTGAGGAAGGCATTAATAAGGGAGATGTTAGCTCTGCCAGGTGGAAATTTGAAACACAACCTTTGGATGAAATTACAGAGGAAATAAAAGTAAGATCAAAAACAGTTGCAGATATCCAAGGGGGtgatgtaaagacaaacaaacagCGTTTTGAGACTGATGAGATGTGTCAAAAGTACATCAGAACTGTAAGTGTCAGTGAAATTCAGAAAGGCGACGTCAGGTCTGCGACATGGATGTTTGAAACTCGCACAATTGACGATATCCGCCGCGATACCGAAGAGTACGATGCAATGGAAAGAGTGACAAAGAAGGAAGTGATGAAAGGGGATGTTAAACAGTCTGTGTGGCTCTTTGAGAGGCACCCCCTAGACAGAATCAAAGAGACTGATGGCACAGAGCCTACTGTGATAAAGGAGGAAATCCCACAGGCAGATGTGAAGACAACTACATGGCTGTTTGAAACTACTCCGTTTCATGAATTCAATGAAAGCAGTGTGGAGAAGACAGAAATAATTGGTAAGAGTATCAAGGAGACACTTGAAGAACTTTATTGTCAGAAAATACTGAACTCCCAGGGTATCCTGATTGAGGCAGATGAAATTGGTGATGTCCGCATGGCCAAGTACAAACTCTTGAACCAGGAGGTTCCACAAATCCAAAAGGAGGAGGTCATTAGAGGAGATCTCAGCAATATAATGATGAACCTACTGAATCGCACAGAGACGACTGAAAGGGTCATAACTATTGATAAAGAGGAACGAGGAGACATCAACACCACAGTGAAACAGCTGTTCAACCAGGGGAAGGGAGCAAGTGTTCAGAAAGAGGTAGTTGTTCGAGGGGATATTCAAGAGGCAATAAACAACCTGCTCAAGAATGAAGGGTCCTCTAAGCGTGGCATTCTGATTCAAGAAGATGAAAAAGGTGACATTAAGATGACTATCTATTCTCTACTAAATAAAGAGAAGCAATCTAGTTTGGAGAAAGAGGATATAATTCAAGGTAATGTTAGCAAAACTCTTCACCGTCTTCTGTCCAACTCAGGAGAAGAAGACTCTAAAAGGATAAAGATTGAGGACACTGAAAGGGGTAATGTCAGCTTTTACACAACATGCATTGAGTCTGGAGCTTTGGACTACCTCAAACAGCTTAAGTCTGAATCTGATGAGGTTTATGAAGAGGTGCAGAAGGAGAGAATCATTGGTGGTGACATAGAAGAGGCCAAACTTTTACTGCGGAAGAATCAGCAGCAGATTGGGCGCACAGTGGCAGAAGATGACATAGTACCAGGTGATGTTCACAGCATTGTTAAAGTATTCATGACAGAACCCACTGTTTCCTACAAAAACCTAGAGGAGAAGAACATTGTGAAAGGCGATCTTACTGCAGCCCTTGATTTATTGAGCCAAGCCATCAATCAGAAAGTGGTTGTAGAGAAAGAGGAGGTAGTTAAGGGGGATATTCCCAACACTTTGAAATCTCTTGAGGAGGCCAAGAGTCAAGCCAAAGACATGGAAAAGCCTGAAATCATTAAAGGTGACATAAGAGGTGCTCTTGAATCACTGGAGAAATCTGCAACCTCAAAAACAGAAGTAACAGTTGATGATTTAGTTCCTGGTAATATAAAAGGGACCCTGAAATGTCTAGAGGAGGCTAAGCAAGCTGTTAAAGAGATGGAGAAAGAGGAGATCATTAAAGGAGACATTTACACTGCCATGCAAAATTTGCATGAGGCATCAAGTGAGAAAAAGACCTACCAGCACCAAGTGAGCGAACAAGGGGATGTTAGAGCCACCATTCAGCTTTTACTGGAGCCAACTACCTCTCCAAAAATGCAACGTAGGGGAAGTGTTGAAGGAGATGTGAAAACATCCATAAAATCTCTTTATGAAGACCAGGAGACAACACATATGGAAAAAGAAGAGGTTGTTAAAGGGGATGTTCAAGGGGCAATAAAGTCCCTGATGCAAAGAAAACAGTATTCAAACAAGAAACGCATGCATCCTCCCAAGAAAGCAAAAATGCCCATGAAAAATCCATCAAGTGTAAAGCAAGTGGAGCATGAAGGCTCACATGAAGTCATGAGTGAGAATGTTGCACTCACTACAACCCCCACTGTGAAAAACCTCTCGCAGAGCAGAGAGTCACAGATGAACACACAGAGGCATCATGAAAGCAAATTGCTGAAAACGCAGGTAATAACCCAAGAGGACCATTCTGTTGCTGTAGTCAAAACAGACAATCCTGCTGGGGCCTCTCATCAGAAGAGCATAAAAGAACAGAAAGACAAAGTGCTACCCCCACACAAAATGCAAGCTCCTAAGCCTATTATGATAAAGAATACACAGAAGACTATTAATGATCAAACAGAGAATAAAGCTGCAGATGTGACTGTGATGAATGAGgtacaaaacacaacacagatgaATATTTCAAATAAGCAAATGTGCGAgacaaaaacaatcaaacagGTGCAGACTACAGTTACTGAAAAGACTGTCAGgcataaacaaaatgtaatggTATCAGAGGAAATATCACAAAAGCAAATGGAGAACAAGGCTGTAGGACAAAAGCAGAATTTCAAAAATCTTAAGAGTAATCACCGGAACCTGGACATGAAAGGGAAAGGAGTAATCAAAAAGACAAAGCCAGAGATTCACTTCCCTCCTCCACCCACCTCACCACCTCCACCCTCAGAGTCTGAGCACTCCCTCCCTCCGCCACCATCACCAGTGACTGAGAGCCCAGCATCGCCGAGTTGTCAGCCTCATATCATGAGGCAGGACAGCGACCTGCCGCCTCCAcccccaccacctccacctcacaTAGAATGCATGAAGTCTGAGTCTGACTTTTTCCCACCGCCTCCCCCTCCACCAGCGCCATCCTCTGTAGGAGGACCAGATTTTCTTCCTCCACCTCCATCACAGCAAGAGCTTAATGAAATGCCTCAACTTCCTCCTGCAAAGCAAGGAAAGTCTATTGGAGTTACTTCATTTAAAGTACCCAAGAAACCAGAACCTCAGAAGCAGCCTGCACAACTTAAACCCAAGTGGCAgaaaaaacaaccaacccctCCACCACCTTTGCCTCATCTTCCTCCTGGTCAAGAAACAGCAGTGCCGACTGTCCATAAAGAGGAGGTTAAAGTTCAAGACGTGAAACAGGAAGCAATCCAACAGACTGAAGCAAGGAGTCAGTCTAAAGCAGCTGCTATGTCATCAACAAGAATTTCAAGCATTCCTTATGTACAACAAGAGCAAAAGCATAGTCCACAGCCACCCAAAAAAGTCTTTGTCCCTCCCATAAAACTGCCTCCACCTCCAGACTCTGCTCCAGCCCCAAAGGATCGGCCATATCCTCGAAAATTTAAAACCCCTCTCATGCTTGCAGAGGAAAGATACCGCCAGCAAAAGcaagagaaggaggaagaagaaaagaTTAATGTCTTGACTCCAACTTCACCACAAATGAATATACAATCCTCAGCTACCAGTGCAGAACTCTATGCAGCAGAGAGCGCTAAAAGAGAAGTGGCTTTAGAAGTAACAAAAGCCAAGAATGAGGAACAAATTAAGGCACAAGACTCACCTGCCAAGGAAACCCCTTCCCAAATTCCTTTGAGCAAAGCATCGGTCtcggtaaaaaataaaaactcagccCTTGCATCTTCAAACGTGTCCTTAGATAAAAAGCAAGTTTCCAGCACTGAAGCCACTAAAAAAGCCCTCACCTCGACTGATACCTCTGTGTCTCAGTCACATCACGAGGCCTCAGAAAAAGAAATCCATACATGCTTGAACGTAGCTGCTGTCTCAGTCACGGAGCAGCAGCAGTTTATTAAGAAATCCAGCACCAGGTCCAACACTGCCACACAGAGTGCTGTCTGGGATAATGTAAATCTTCAAAGCCCGGCTGCGGTCACACTGAAAACAGAGGATGTAAAGAATATTAATGTGCCTCTGACACAGGAGGGAAAAATGAGTCCGTCTCAGCCAACTAAAATTCCAAAGGTAGCTCctagttttaaaatgaaaacatttaaaatgccaTCTGAGAAGACAGGAGCAAAGTCTGACAGTTTGGggcaaaaagaaataatgaaaagtgaaactcatttaaaaagagagaaaagtcaGATGTCACAGAGAGTTGAATCAAAAGTGCATTTGGAAAGCAACCAGCTTACCTCAACAAGAACTGAGCTGAATACAGAAgtgaaagagaataaaaatcagGTGCCTCCACCGGTGAAGGGGGTTGATGTGAACACTCACACAAAGAAGGGAAAGCAGGTGACAAAAAATGAGACTGAAGTAAAGTTGTCACCATCGGTTACTGTTTCAGTGCCTGTGGTGGCTATGGTAACATCTGTGCCAACCCATCAAGGACAAAGCCTTGTGTCGGTCTCCCATAGCCAGCAGAGCATGAAGACAGAACATATTCAAAGACACAAGGAGGTTGTCGTGACTGACAGAATGGTTCAGCAGGACATTCAGAAGCAAGAGGCGGTTTGCACGCAACAGCAAACCAAGCTATTAGTAACAGAGACTACTAAAATGCAGGTAAAGGCAGGAAAGTCAAATGATGTGTCAAAGGAAGTGTTGGCGAAAGGTATAAGTAAAGTATCCCATAAAGACGAAGCTCAGCTTAAGGAGATTACAGATTCAGAGAAATGCAGTGTGATCCAgaagctgtttgccaaaataaaGGAACTTGAGAGTGCACCAAGCAAAGTAGACTCCAACTCTGTCAGGGCAGCTATAGACGAAGTTCCTGAATGGGTGATGGGCTTAGATGAGAAAAAGAATTTTAGCGAACTTGCTAAACAGCAAAGCAAGAAAAAGTTGAAAGAGATGATGGCTTATGTGAAACACATTATTCAGACAAAACTCATTGTTTTGGAGAAAAACCTGACTGCAATAGAAAAGGaagtgaaagaagaaaaagaagaaccaCCTGTTCCTGTACCGGTGCCTTCGCCTGTGCCTCCACCTGTTCCTCCAAAACCTGACATGAAGGTCTTGAGTGGGGCAACTGCAAAGATGTTGAAGGCTGGCAGTGGCTCgttcaaaacacaaaagaagGTAGTGGAAGAGAAGAAGTCAGTTCAGGAGAGCAGAGTCCATCAGGACCTGAGTGAAGTGACTGGTCAGAGAATTTCTTCCCCCTTAGCAAGCATTCGTACACCATCACCTACTTTCATTACAATTGAGTCAAGGAGAGTGGACTCACCACTTAGAGTGACACCTTCTCCTCCCCCTTACAAGTCAGTTGGGACACCACCGCCCCCTCCTCGCAGAACTTACACTCCTACATCTACTTTCAGCAGAGCCACGCCATCTCCCACTCTCAGCCGCTCTGAAAAGCTCATGAAATTGAGGGATACCACCTCAAAACTTTCACGTGGAATGACACCACCTCCTCCCATGCCAGTACCAGAGTATTTTGCCGGTGAAAGAGAGCGCACGTCATCTTTTAGTGACATGGAGACTGGTGCTGACAGAAGCGACTATGGACTGGTGGATGTTACGGAGATGGGGGATTCCATGATGACGGTTAAGGACAAAAAGTCTTTCTTCGAGGAGGCGCAAAAGGCTGATGTGAACAAGATGTATACCAGGAAGGATCCCATTGACATCCCTGAACGTTTGGGACCTGATGCTGAGGACACCACTGAGATCGTGACCACAGACCTTATGAAAGAAGATCTCCCAAGGGTTGATTTATCAAAGCTAGTGAACAGATTTGAGTCTCACCAACCGAAAATGTACACAAGAAAGGATCCTATTGTCATCTCAGAGAGACTCGAGAGTGATATTGAGGATACAGAAGCTGAAGCACATACCCCAAGAACTGAAGAAATCCCTACTTTTAATGTCAAAGCAATAAAGGATGTGTTTGAGACAGGAGAGCATGGTTCTCAAGCAGCCCGAGAGCTTAGAGAACAAATAGAACGGCGAGAACCTGAGCCAGGGGGTCACACTGAAACAACTTCGGTCACTGAGCAGTTCTGCACCGTTGACGACTTTGGTAACATGACAAGAGAGACAATTAGTGAGATGCATTCTGGAAGTTTGCTAACTCGTGGTAACCCTCCATCCTACGCTGATGTAGTGAGGGGTACAGTTCCAACGGTCTCTGTGCCCCCCGAGGCCTCCGCggaaaaaatgctgaaaaacctTCAGCAGTCATGGGCCGAGAGCCAAGGAGTTTTTCAGAACCTGGGTTTTAGCGTCACGGAGCAGAGGACTTCCCAAACCATAACACACCAGCAGGAGACCTTTATGACGG AAAATTCGAATTCCAGAGTCCGAGCTGTGCAGGGTGTGTCGGAAGAGGGTATACCCCATGGAATCCCTGATTGCAGACCAACAAAACTTCCATAA